A region of the Gemmatimonadaceae bacterium genome:
CCCTTCTCGGCTAGTCTCGACTTGGTCGTCTCCACGTACCAATCCGCGAGCTCGTTCCACACGAAGCGTCGCGCGATCTCCGCGTACTCGCTCAGACGCAGGCCGGCGCGCAGCTGGTCTTCCGGCCACGCCGCGCCGCTTGGACGCGGCGGACCCAGCGCGGCGTCGCACTCGTCGATCGCGAGGTCGAGCCGGCCCAGTATCCAGCGGTCCGCGAGCGTCAGCCGGGACTCGGCAATGCTCGAGAGCGGAGCAACCGTCTCGTCGCCGATGTTGCTCAGGAGGAAGCGCCCGATGTTCCAGAGCTTGGTGGCGAAGTTGCGCCCGACGCCAAAAGTCTTCTCGAGGTCGGACGGATCCATGATGATGTCGGCGCCCATGCCGAGCCCGGACACGACCGTGTAGCGCAGCGCGTCCGCGCCGAATCGGTTCACCACGTCGAGCGGATCGATGCCGTTGTTCAGCGACTTGGACATCTTGCGGTGCTGCGTGTCGCGCGCGAGCCCGTGCAGGTAGATCGTGTGGAAAGGGGAATCACCCATGAATTCGTAGCCGGCCATTACCATTCGCGCGATCCAGAAGAACAGGATGTCGGGCGCGGAGACGAGCACGTCCGTCGGATAGAACGCGCGCAGGTCTTTCGCGTCCTTGTCGGGCCAGCCGAGAGTGGAGAAGGGCCAGAGCCAGGACGAGAACCACGTGTCGAGCACGTCCTCGTCCTGCGTGACCGGGCCGCCGCACGTGGGACACTTTGCCGGAGTCGTGCGGCTCACGATCGGATCGGGGCAGCGCGCGCAGTACCACACAGGGATGCGGTGTCCCCACCAGAGCTGGCGCGAGATGTTCCAGTCGCGGATGCCCTCGAGCCAGTTCACGTACACGGCTTCCCACCGCTCGGGCAGGATCCTGAGCCGGCGCTGGTGCACCGCCGCGAGCGCGGGCTCGGCGAGCGGACGCATGCGCACGAACCACTGATCCGACAGCCGCGGCTCCACGACGGTGTCGCAGCGATAGCAGTGCCGGATCGCGTACGTGTGCTTCTGCGTCTTCACCAGCGCGCCGGAGTCGCGCAGCAGCTCGACCGACCGCTTGCGCGCGGCGACGCGATCGACCCCGCGCAGCGCTTCGGGGACTCGTCCCGCCGCGTTCTGGTCCTCCCCCATCGTGCCGTCGGGGAGGATCACCGACGGCATCGGCAGTCCCTGGCGCAGCCCGATCTCGAAATCGTTGTGATCGTGCGCCGGCGTGATCTTGAGCGCGCCGGTCCCGAACTCCGGATCCACCATCGGATCGGCGATCACGGGGATCGGGGTGCCCAGCAGGGGATTGAGCACGCTCTTGCCGATCATCGCGGCGTAGCGCTCGTCCTCGGGGTGCACCGCGACGGCGACGTCGCCGAGGATGGTCTCGGGGCGCGTCGTCGCGACGGTGACGTACTCGGAGTTGCCGGGTGAGGAATCGGTGAGAGCGTAGCGCACGTAGTGCAGGGTGCCTTCCTCGTCGGCGTGCTCCGCCTCCTCGTCGCTGAGCGACGTGAGGCAGCGCGGGCACCAGTGGATGACGCGGTGGCCGCGGTAGATGAGGCCGCGCTCGTGCAGCGTGACGAACACTTCGCGCACGGCGACCGACAGCTCGGGGGAGAGCGTGTAAGCGGTCCGGCTCCAGTCGCAGGACGCGCCGATGGCGCGGAGCTGCTGGAGGATGGTGCCGCCGGTTTTTTCGACGAACTGCTCGGTGCGCTGGACGAACGCTTCGCGGCCGAGGTCGAAGCGGGTCTTGCCTTCTTTGGCAAGTTCGCGTTCGACCACGTTTTGGGTGGCGATGCCGGCGTGGTCGGTGCCGGGGACCCAGAGCGTCTCGTCGCCGGCCATCCTGCGCCAGCGGACGATCACGTCCTGCACCGTGTCGTCGAGTCCGTGGCCCATGTGGAGCACGGCGGTGACGTTCGGCGGCGGGATGACGATCGTGAACGGCTGCCGGTCTCCGCCCATGCGATTGGATCTATCGGCGTCGGCGGTGAAAATCCCCGCTTTTTCCCAGCGCGCGTAAAGATCGCGCTCGGTAGAGGCAGGGTCGTATGTCGGGGGAAGGGGAGCCGGCATTCCTCAAGTTACTTCCAAGCTTCGCGCGAGGCATCGGCTGGAGCGTGGTGCGTTGCCCGTCTCAGCGTCTTGCGTTGGGACGTTTACGGACGGCCCGCCGCAGTCACGTCCCTACGCAGAACGGAAAAACTGTAAACGCACAACGCTCTCCGTTTTAACCTAGTCCGCCCGGCCGTTCCCCTTCGTTGGCTCGGTCACGTGATCCGCTTTCGGAACGCCGGTCGGAGCAACAGCGGACCCGCCGGCTCTATTCCCTTTCTTGCCGCGCTTTACGGGCGGCTTCCTGGCTTCGGCAAACCCGGCGATGTCGTCGACCGCTTCGTCCAGCGCGGCCGACTCGCTGTTCCAGCGGTCCTCCAGCGCCGGCCGCGGGTCGGCGTGGCGGTCGAATTCCGAGGAGTTGCCCTGGCGCCGCCTCCCGGTTCCGACGCTCTGGCCCTCCCAATGCGCCTCGGTGAGCGTGGGATCGCCGTTCTCGTACTTCTGCGCGGTGGCATCGCGCAGGTCTTCTTCCGGCCGGATCGCGACGCGATTCACGACCGTATCCACCCCGGGCACTCCGCGCGCGAGAGTGACCGCGTGCGTGACTTCGGAATCGGCGTTCACCCACCCCGTCAGCTCGATGATCCCCTCGCTGATCGCGCCGATGTCGATCGGACGCTCCTGCAGTATGGGATCGTTGCTGAACGCTTCGAGCACGCGCTCTTCCAGCTCCATCGAGCCGTCGACGTCGAGATCGTCGTAGTCGTCGCTGGCCGAGGCGATGCCCACTCCCGTCTCGGCGAAGTCGGACCGGTCCGATCGGTCCTGCAGATCGAACTCGTCGTCCTCGTCCCCCTCGAACTCCTCGTCTCCGAGGAGCCCTTCCGCTTCGTCACCGGCGAAGAGGTCGCGAATTTTTCCGGGAAGCTCGCGCAGCGCGCCCGAGCGCTGGGAGACCACCACACCGGCCGCGAAACCCGCGACCGCTCCGGCGAGTAAATACAGCATTCCCTGCGACGTGGAATCTTCGTCGTGGTAACGGAACGGAGCCATGATCTGATCCTGTAGCGGAAGGTGTTGGTGAGTCTTAGCTTACGCCTTCAGAAAGTGCAATCTGTCTCACGATGGAAAAGCAAGAACAAGGCCACTTGAATACAGTAACTCTCACGCTCCCGGACGGTAAAGAACGCGCGGTTCCCGCGGGGACGGCGGCGCGTGACGTAGTCGCATCCATCGGCCCGCGCCTGCTGAAAGACGCGATCGCGGTGGAGATCGACGGCGCCGTGCAGGACCTGGCGACGCCGATCCGGGCGAGCGGATCGTTCCGCGTTCTGACCGAGCGCGACCCCCAGGCGCTCGGCGTGCTGCGGCATTCCGGCGCACACGTCCTGGCGACCGCGGTCCGCAGACTGCGACCGGGCGCGAAGATCGGCTTCGGTCCCGCCATCGAGGACGGCTTCTATTACGACTTCGAGGTCGCCGAGCCGTTCACGCCAGAGGACCTGGACGCGTTCGAGGTGGAGATGCGCAAGGTCGCCGCCGAGAAATATCCGTTCGTGCGCGAGGAGCTGTCCAAGAGCGAGGCGCGCGAGAGATTTTCCGACGATCCGCTCAAGCTCGAGCGCCTCGAGGAGCTGCGCGACGACGAGGTCATCTCGACGTACACCGACGGGCCGTTCGTCGATCTGTGCCGCGGGCCGCACGTGCCCGACACGTCGTACCTCAAGCACTTCAAGCTGCTGCACACCGCCGGCGCGTACTGGCGCGGCGACGAGAAGCGGCAGATGCTGCAGCGGATCTACGCGACCGCGTTCTTCAGCCAGAAGGATCTCGAGGAGCATCTCCACCGGCTGGAGGAAGCCAAGCGGCGCGACCACCGCGTGCTGGCGCAGCAGCTCGATCTGTACTCCACGGATCAGCGCATCGGCCCGGGACTGATCCTCTGGCACCCGCGCGGGTCGGTGATAAGAAACGAGATCGAGAACTTCGAGCGCGACCTCATCATCCGACACGGCTACGACCTCGTTTACACGCCGCACATTCTCAGCGAGAAGATCTTCGAGATCTCGGGCCATCTCGAGAACTTCAAGGAGAACATGTTCGGCGCGATGGACGTCGAGGGGGGCGCGTACCGGCTGAAGCCGATGAACTGCCCGGGCCACATCTGCATTTATCAGTCGCGGCCGCGGTCGTACCGCGACCTGCCGATCCGCTACGGCGAGTTCGGCACCGTGTACCGGTACGAGCGAAGCGGCGTGCTGCACGGGATGCTGCGCGTGCGGGGATTCACGCAGGACGACGCGCACGTGTTCTGCACGCCGGAGCAGGTGCCGGACGAGATCTCCCGGCTGATCGACCTGGTGGAGGAGATGCTCGCCGCGTTCGGCTATCCCTATACCATAGAACTGGCGACCCGCCCGTCCGAGAAGGCTCTGGGCGAGGAAGCCGTGTGGGAGCAG
Encoded here:
- a CDS encoding valine--tRNA ligase, producing MPAPLPPTYDPASTERDLYARWEKAGIFTADADRSNRMGGDRQPFTIVIPPPNVTAVLHMGHGLDDTVQDVIVRWRRMAGDETLWVPGTDHAGIATQNVVERELAKEGKTRFDLGREAFVQRTEQFVEKTGGTILQQLRAIGASCDWSRTAYTLSPELSVAVREVFVTLHERGLIYRGHRVIHWCPRCLTSLSDEEAEHADEEGTLHYVRYALTDSSPGNSEYVTVATTRPETILGDVAVAVHPEDERYAAMIGKSVLNPLLGTPIPVIADPMVDPEFGTGALKITPAHDHNDFEIGLRQGLPMPSVILPDGTMGEDQNAAGRVPEALRGVDRVAARKRSVELLRDSGALVKTQKHTYAIRHCYRCDTVVEPRLSDQWFVRMRPLAEPALAAVHQRRLRILPERWEAVYVNWLEGIRDWNISRQLWWGHRIPVWYCARCPDPIVSRTTPAKCPTCGGPVTQDEDVLDTWFSSWLWPFSTLGWPDKDAKDLRAFYPTDVLVSAPDILFFWIARMVMAGYEFMGDSPFHTIYLHGLARDTQHRKMSKSLNNGIDPLDVVNRFGADALRYTVVSGLGMGADIIMDPSDLEKTFGVGRNFATKLWNIGRFLLSNIGDETVAPLSSIAESRLTLADRWILGRLDLAIDECDAALGPPRPSGAAWPEDQLRAGLRLSEYAEIARRFVWNELADWYVETTKSRLAEKGEDRDVARAVLMHVFDDALRLLHPIVPFITEALWQRLPGIESRASAFLASSRWPRSGGHPPVEDFERVREAVVALRQIRADYNIAPARTIAATIVAREDGRVYESEAGLIGRLTHAEISVTSAAPEGAAAHVVLGGGAELVAPLAGIVDVEKECRKLKGELQQLDRQLAQLVARLASESFTARAPAHVVEGERAKEKEWVARREMLARKVEALCV
- a CDS encoding BON domain-containing protein; its protein translation is MAPFRYHDEDSTSQGMLYLLAGAVAGFAAGVVVSQRSGALRELPGKIRDLFAGDEAEGLLGDEEFEGDEDDEFDLQDRSDRSDFAETGVGIASASDDYDDLDVDGSMELEERVLEAFSNDPILQERPIDIGAISEGIIELTGWVNADSEVTHAVTLARGVPGVDTVVNRVAIRPEEDLRDATAQKYENGDPTLTEAHWEGQSVGTGRRRQGNSSEFDRHADPRPALEDRWNSESAALDEAVDDIAGFAEARKPPVKRGKKGNRAGGSAVAPTGVPKADHVTEPTKGNGRAD
- the thrS gene encoding threonine--tRNA ligase, which codes for MNTVTLTLPDGKERAVPAGTAARDVVASIGPRLLKDAIAVEIDGAVQDLATPIRASGSFRVLTERDPQALGVLRHSGAHVLATAVRRLRPGAKIGFGPAIEDGFYYDFEVAEPFTPEDLDAFEVEMRKVAAEKYPFVREELSKSEARERFSDDPLKLERLEELRDDEVISTYTDGPFVDLCRGPHVPDTSYLKHFKLLHTAGAYWRGDEKRQMLQRIYATAFFSQKDLEEHLHRLEEAKRRDHRVLAQQLDLYSTDQRIGPGLILWHPRGSVIRNEIENFERDLIIRHGYDLVYTPHILSEKIFEISGHLENFKENMFGAMDVEGGAYRLKPMNCPGHICIYQSRPRSYRDLPIRYGEFGTVYRYERSGVLHGMLRVRGFTQDDAHVFCTPEQVPDEISRLIDLVEEMLAAFGYPYTIELATRPSEKALGEEAVWEQAQAMLADVLESRGLEYTIDEGGGAFYGPKLDFKLIDAIGRKWQGPTVQLDFNLPERFQLEFTGADNTTHRPVMLHRVLVGSMERFVGGLIEHYAGAFPLWLAPEQIRVLPVAEELAGYAQTVVDQLRARKIRAEPDARSETLNYRIREAEMMKVPYMAVVGRREAEGQTVALRARGAGKKQEVIRLSDLVDRLRHEIETRAVAVDGAVTGD